In Lacerta agilis isolate rLacAgi1 chromosome 1, rLacAgi1.pri, whole genome shotgun sequence, the following proteins share a genomic window:
- the LOC117060766 gene encoding serine protease inhibitor 2.1-like yields the protein MKPATHLSLLLIVLQVHNGHGGKDPIQEKLASSIVDFAFKFSKHVTSHQGAKNILFSPVSISMAFSALGLGAKSKTQNQIYSGLGLTTIDTSKIHAGFQELLKVLTSSKKAGKVNLGNVLYLTKGIKIATKYNKDLQNFYKSEIFAVDFKDNVVAEKQINDYVKKKTRGKITKMVKNLAQDTSMFLGNYVYFKDNWENPFEARFTWEEPFFVDEKTTLKVKMMRKTETVNYLHDEHLSCWLVELPYRGGAVAWFVLPDKGKLKTVEDALGQNTLARWKTTLQQGEISLHLPKFLMSTSYDLKDLLSRMGITEVFTNKADLSGITGTGSRNLMVSTASHKAVLDVNERGTEAAAVSFGSQVTGASPNAPRPVLLKFDRPFFLFIWAPDDGVMLFMGKIVNPLQA from the exons ATGAAACCCGCCACCCACCTCTCCTTGTTACTGATTGTCCTTCAAGTCCACAATGGTCATGGAGGTAAAGATCCGATTCAGGAAAAGCTAGCTTCCAGCATTGTTGACTTTGCATTTAAATTCTCCAAACACGTAACTTCACATCAAGGTGCCAAAAATATTTTGTTCTCTCCTGTGAGTATCTCCATGGCTTTTTCAGCACTTGGCTTGGGTGCTAAGTCTAAAACCCAAAATCAGATCTACAGTGGACTTGGATTGACGACAATTGACACAAGCAAGATACATGCAGGATTTCAAGAGCTCCTCAAGGTGCTGACCAGTTCCAAAAAAGCAGGAAAGGTGAACCTAGGGAATGTCTTGTACCTAACTAAGGGCATCAAAATAGCCACTAAGTACAATAAGGATCTCCAAAATTTCTACAAATCTGAGATCTTTGCTGTTGACTTCAAAGACAATGTAGTGGCTGAAAAGCAGATAAATGATTATGTGAAGAAGAAAACTCGTGGGAAAATAACCAAAATGGTTAAAAACTTAGCTCAAGACACGAGCATGTTTCTTGGGAACTATGTCTACTTCAAAG ACAACTGGGAGAACCCTTTTGAAGCTCGTTTTACCTGGGAAGAACCCTTTTTTGTCGATGAAAAGACAACTTTGAAAGTCAAGATGATGCGCAAAACCGAGACTGTCAATTATCTCCACGATGAACATCTGTCTTGCTGGTTAGTGGAACTTCCGTACAGAGGAGGTGCTGTTGCCTGGTTTGTTCTGCCGGACAAAGGGAAACTGAAGACAGTGGAGGATGCATTGGGGCAAAATACTCTGGCCAGGTGGAAAACAACTTTACAACAAGG AGAAATTAGCCTGCACCTTCCAAAATTTTTAATGTCTACATCCTATGATCTCAAAGATTTGCTGTCCAGGATGGGTATTACTGAAGTCTTTACCAACAAAGCTGACCTATCGGGAATTACCGGTACTGGAAGTCGCAACTTGATGGTTTCCACA GCTTCTCACAAGGCTGTCTTGGATGTTAATGAAAGAGGGACGGAGGCAGCTGCAGTCAGCTTTGGAAGTCAGGTGACTGGGGCTTCTCCCAACGCCCCACGCCCTGTTCTACTCAAATTTGACAGGCCGTTCTTTCTCTTCATATGGGCACCGGATGACGGGGTAATGCTTTTCATGGGGAAAATAGTGAACCCACTTCAAGCATGA